The bacterium genome includes a region encoding these proteins:
- a CDS encoding hydantoinase B/oxoprolinase family protein codes for MNPVTLSVIGHAFAATAEEMGVNLYRSAHSTIVREVRDIATAILDPRGNTVAIANYIPQLLNAIDPAAAAIAEQYAFAELADGEAFVLNDPFHGGQHINDVLLFTPIRLDGRLLGVTCANVHHLDLGGGAAASNARATDVFQEGIVFPPMRIPLDAGWRTSPFGKFLGANVRAPRTVLADFDAQIAACRTGEARVRALARKYGADAIAEFMTDVQDYGERISRQAIGAIPDGEYRGEAFMEDDGTGAGPFYVRVAVRIAGSEMTIDFAGTDGQAKGFINVPWGSTLSSVRTTVVAILGVTHMLVNAGSMRPVHVTAPLGSLVNPRWPAATRARTSACYKIFDAINMALAPVLPKQVTAPGFDAQTGITFGQRAGGHTRILSEVLGAGNGALWCQDGADGMIMHLTNGHNTPVESVEIEFPFLEVLRYRLVPDSGGDGEYRGGLGMERAYRILADDVTFGLHSDRHRHGAPGLFGGGTGAPGACVLVRDGTARVLGSKVHEALRAGDRLVVRAGGGGGYGPAERRPAERLDKDTREGRQTRGGAVPDPTEGL; via the coding sequence ATGAATCCCGTCACCCTCTCCGTCATCGGCCACGCCTTCGCGGCGACCGCGGAGGAAATGGGCGTCAACCTCTACCGCTCCGCGCATTCGACCATCGTCCGCGAGGTGCGCGACATCGCGACGGCGATCCTCGACCCCCGCGGCAACACCGTCGCGATCGCGAACTACATCCCGCAGCTGCTGAACGCGATCGACCCGGCCGCCGCGGCGATCGCCGAGCAGTACGCGTTCGCCGAGCTGGCCGACGGCGAGGCCTTCGTCCTCAACGATCCCTTCCACGGCGGCCAGCACATCAACGACGTGCTGCTGTTCACGCCGATCCGCCTCGACGGACGGCTGCTCGGCGTCACCTGCGCGAACGTCCACCACCTCGACCTCGGCGGCGGCGCCGCGGCCAGCAACGCGCGCGCGACTGACGTCTTCCAGGAAGGCATCGTCTTCCCGCCGATGCGCATCCCGCTGGACGCCGGCTGGCGGACGTCGCCGTTCGGCAAGTTCCTCGGCGCGAACGTGCGCGCCCCGCGCACGGTGCTGGCGGACTTCGACGCCCAGATCGCCGCCTGCCGCACCGGGGAGGCGCGGGTGCGGGCGCTCGCCCGCAAGTACGGAGCGGACGCGATCGCGGAGTTCATGACGGACGTCCAGGACTACGGGGAGCGCATCTCCCGCCAGGCGATCGGCGCGATTCCGGACGGCGAGTACCGCGGCGAGGCGTTCATGGAGGACGACGGGACGGGCGCCGGCCCGTTCTACGTCCGCGTGGCGGTCCGCATCGCCGGCAGCGAGATGACGATCGACTTCGCCGGCACCGACGGACAGGCCAAGGGCTTCATCAACGTGCCGTGGGGGTCGACGCTCTCGAGCGTGCGCACCACGGTCGTGGCCATCCTCGGCGTCACGCACATGCTCGTCAACGCCGGCAGCATGCGGCCGGTGCACGTCACGGCGCCGCTCGGCTCGCTCGTCAATCCGCGCTGGCCGGCCGCGACGCGGGCGCGCACCAGCGCCTGCTACAAGATCTTCGACGCGATCAACATGGCGCTCGCGCCGGTGCTGCCGAAGCAGGTCACGGCACCGGGCTTCGACGCGCAGACCGGGATCACGTTCGGCCAGCGCGCGGGAGGCCACACCCGCATTCTCTCGGAGGTGCTCGGCGCGGGGAACGGCGCGCTGTGGTGCCAGGACGGCGCCGACGGCATGATCATGCACCTCACCAACGGCCACAACACGCCCGTCGAGTCGGTGGAGATCGAGTTCCCGTTCCTCGAGGTGCTGCGGTACCGCCTCGTCCCGGACTCAGGCGGCGACGGCGAGTACCGCGGCGGACTCGGGATGGAGCGCGCCTACCGGATCCTCGCGGACGACGTCACCTTCGGATTGCACTCCGACCGCCACCGTCACGGCGCGCCGGGCCTCTTCGGGGGCGGGACCGGGGCCCCCGGGGCCTGCGTGCTCGTTCGCGACGGGACGGCGCGCGTGCTCGGGTCCAAGGTGCACGAAGCGCTGCGCGCGGGGGATCGCCTGGTCGTGCGGGCGGGCGGCGGCGGCGGCTACGGACCGGCGGAGCGCCGCCCCGCGGAGCGTCTGGACAAGGACACGCGGGAGGGCCGGCAGACGCGGGGCGGAGCCGTCCCGGATCCGACGGAAGGGCTCTAA
- a CDS encoding S-layer homology domain-containing protein produces the protein MMRTGTITQRLAALAAAAGMALALAGTAGAYSDTQNNPYARAIEKLSVVGVITGYPDGTFKPDQPITRLTVVEALARGLDVKGSGTIPNFKDLADIPEAVRPTIAALLNTGAASQQKATVTQDAVAYTLTTDRAVYGIDDPVDLTFTITNTGKEDVKFEFPTTQYYDFVIKRGEEQIARWSLGQTFVPNPQPLFLASGKSMTFNTRWLQKDQDSHVVGPGTYNISAVFTLKDKPVTVNLEFQKGILTAFPDNTFRPAAQVTRAEFSALLVRALGLQGEATQKAQAQLAVSDAADIPAPLHGYVAVAIDHKLLAVTNNAFRPNAPTTRGEAAGAVSAIMEAQSRFNYVKGTLASIAQGDITVANDQKAVTSYALTPQVAIYRNDKPAAAADLKPNDKILLLLTGPRGRAGYIEATGP, from the coding sequence ATGATGAGGACAGGGACAATCACACAACGGCTGGCGGCCCTGGCGGCCGCGGCAGGCATGGCGCTCGCGCTCGCGGGTACCGCGGGCGCGTACTCGGACACGCAGAACAACCCCTACGCGCGCGCGATCGAGAAGCTGTCGGTCGTCGGCGTCATCACCGGCTATCCGGACGGGACGTTCAAGCCCGATCAGCCGATCACGCGCCTCACGGTCGTCGAGGCGCTGGCGCGCGGCCTGGACGTCAAGGGCAGCGGGACGATCCCGAACTTCAAGGATCTCGCGGATATCCCCGAGGCAGTGCGGCCGACGATCGCCGCCCTCCTGAACACCGGCGCGGCGTCGCAGCAGAAGGCGACGGTCACGCAGGATGCCGTCGCGTACACCCTCACGACCGACCGGGCGGTGTACGGCATCGACGATCCGGTGGACCTGACGTTCACGATCACCAATACCGGCAAGGAAGACGTGAAGTTCGAGTTTCCGACGACGCAGTACTACGACTTCGTGATCAAGCGCGGCGAAGAGCAGATCGCACGGTGGTCGCTCGGCCAGACCTTCGTGCCGAACCCGCAGCCCCTGTTCCTGGCCTCGGGGAAGTCGATGACCTTCAATACACGCTGGCTGCAGAAGGACCAGGACAGCCATGTGGTCGGGCCGGGCACCTACAACATTTCGGCCGTGTTCACGCTGAAGGACAAGCCGGTGACCGTAAACTTGGAATTTCAGAAGGGCATCCTCACGGCCTTTCCCGACAACACCTTCCGGCCGGCCGCCCAGGTGACCCGTGCGGAGTTCTCGGCGCTGCTGGTGCGGGCGCTGGGGCTGCAGGGTGAGGCAACGCAGAAGGCGCAGGCGCAGCTCGCGGTCTCCGACGCCGCTGACATCCCGGCGCCGCTCCACGGGTACGTCGCGGTCGCGATCGACCACAAGCTCCTCGCCGTGACGAACAACGCGTTCCGGCCGAACGCGCCGACCACGCGCGGCGAGGCGGCGGGCGCGGTTTCGGCGATCATGGAGGCGCAGAGCCGCTTCAACTATGTGAAGGGTACCCTCGCGTCGATCGCGCAGGGCGACATCACGGTGGCCAACGATCAGAAAGCCGTGACGAGTTACGCGCTGACGCCGCAGGTCGCGATCTACCGCAACGACAAGCCGGCGGCGGCCGCCGATCTCAAGCCGAACGACAAGATTCTGCTGCTGCTCACGGGCCCGCGGGGGCGCGCAGGGTATATCGAGGCGACCGGTCCCTAG
- the argS gene encoding arginine--tRNA ligase encodes MVTQELRQLVADAIGRAAAAGALPAPPDPLPAFEVEPPRDPRHGDYAANAALVLARTLGRPPREIAAAIQAQLAVPSDALRAVEIAGPGFLNLHLAPAFMHRWLRRVHAEDRRFGRSDTGGGRRVLVEYVSANPTGPLHVGTGRNGAVGETIARLLDALGYEVGREYYVNDYGTQVDTLARSVEARYMALLNEPAEFPEDGYQGDYVRDIAAHLVRESGRQVLAMPPEQRLSHIRDTALRLMLDQIRATLEAFGITFDRWFSERSLHESGAVERCLEELRRRDVVYEQDGALWFRSTQFGDDKDRVVVRRDGRPTYFASDIPYHVDKYARGFEHLIDVWGVDHIGDTARVRGGLQALGYDPDSVEVILYQHVRLRNEGEAVRMSKRSGEFVTLGELIEAVGRDAARFFFIMTSPSVPMDFDFALATRQSAENPVYYVQYAHARISSILREAERQGVPLPDAGRTDLLPLRTPEEWTLAKRIVAMPDVVFAAGTRREPQRLCAYARELAEAFHVFYGQCRVLTDDAAVTAARLVLVDAARRVLRNTLDLAGVTAVERM; translated from the coding sequence GTGGTCACCCAGGAACTGCGGCAGCTCGTCGCGGACGCGATCGGGCGCGCGGCGGCCGCCGGCGCCCTTCCCGCGCCTCCCGACCCGCTCCCGGCCTTCGAGGTCGAGCCGCCCCGCGACCCCCGGCACGGCGACTACGCGGCGAACGCCGCGCTCGTGCTGGCGCGCACGCTGGGCCGCCCGCCCCGGGAGATCGCCGCCGCGATTCAAGCCCAACTGGCCGTCCCGTCGGACGCGCTCCGCGCCGTCGAGATCGCCGGGCCCGGCTTTCTGAACCTGCATCTTGCGCCCGCGTTCATGCACCGGTGGCTGCGGCGGGTGCACGCGGAGGACCGGCGGTTCGGCCGCAGCGACACCGGCGGCGGACGGCGGGTGCTGGTCGAGTACGTCAGCGCGAACCCGACCGGGCCGCTTCACGTCGGCACGGGGCGCAACGGGGCCGTCGGCGAGACGATCGCGCGGCTGCTCGACGCCTTGGGATACGAGGTCGGGCGCGAGTACTATGTGAACGATTACGGCACCCAGGTCGATACGCTCGCCCGTTCCGTCGAAGCGCGCTACATGGCATTGCTGAACGAGCCGGCGGAGTTTCCGGAAGACGGCTACCAGGGCGACTACGTGCGGGACATCGCCGCGCACCTCGTCCGGGAGAGCGGCCGGCAGGTGCTCGCGATGCCGCCGGAGCAGCGCCTGAGCCACATCCGCGACACCGCGCTGCGCCTCATGCTGGACCAGATCCGCGCGACGCTCGAGGCGTTCGGGATCACCTTCGACCGCTGGTTCAGCGAGCGGAGCCTGCACGAGAGCGGCGCCGTGGAGCGCTGCCTCGAAGAACTGCGGCGCCGTGACGTGGTGTACGAGCAGGACGGCGCCTTGTGGTTCCGCTCCACGCAATTCGGGGACGACAAGGACCGCGTCGTCGTGCGCCGGGACGGGCGGCCGACCTACTTTGCCTCCGACATCCCGTACCACGTCGACAAGTACGCGCGCGGCTTCGAGCACCTCATCGACGTCTGGGGCGTCGACCACATCGGCGACACGGCGCGCGTCCGCGGCGGCCTCCAGGCCCTCGGCTACGATCCGGACAGCGTCGAGGTCATCCTGTATCAGCACGTCCGGCTGCGCAACGAGGGCGAGGCCGTGCGGATGAGCAAGCGCAGCGGCGAGTTCGTCACGCTCGGCGAGCTGATCGAGGCCGTCGGCCGGGACGCGGCGCGGTTCTTCTTCATCATGACGAGCCCGTCCGTGCCGATGGATTTCGATTTTGCCCTGGCGACGCGCCAATCGGCCGAAAATCCGGTATACTATGTCCAGTACGCGCACGCCCGTATTTCGAGCATTCTCCGGGAAGCGGAACGCCAGGGTGTACCGCTGCCGGACGCCGGGCGGACGGATCTTCTCCCGCTGCGCACGCCCGAAGAATGGACTCTCGCGAAGCGGATCGTCGCGATGCCGGACGTAGTGTTCGCGGCCGGGACGCGGCGGGAGCCTCAGCGCCTGTGCGCGTACGCGAGGGAACTCGCCGAGGCGTTTCACGTATTCTACGGACAGTGCCGGGTCCTGACCGACGACGCGGCGGTGACGGCGGCCCGGCTCGTCCTGGTCGACGCGGCGCGGCGGGTGCTGCGCAACACGCTCGATCTCGCCGGAGTGACGGCCGTCGAGCGAATGTAG
- a CDS encoding M23 family metallopeptidase, with translation MTTLWRLAAAVLFCAVCVLMAALESSPRQVRSAQPSPVPADSPEASISSPPETRPAPVVATHTVVAGDTLWDIAASAGVGVGALAAVNGLSENAVLRLGRVLTIPPAGAPVPRHVSVPPVAASAGAPAPPPAAAVFVAARRLALLWPSRGIVTSRFGWRVHPIFGGREFHTGMDIATRYGSPVVAARTGVVRFVGWKSGYGRIVVLAHDGGFETAYSHLSAAQVTPGQRVAEGQMIGRIGSSGWSTGPHLFFEVRRNGTPVDPARYLN, from the coding sequence ATGACGACCCTATGGAGGCTCGCGGCCGCCGTCTTGTTCTGCGCGGTCTGCGTGCTCATGGCGGCGCTGGAGTCATCTCCGCGGCAGGTCCGAAGCGCGCAACCCTCGCCGGTGCCCGCGGACTCGCCGGAGGCGTCCATCTCGTCGCCGCCCGAGACCCGGCCGGCGCCGGTCGTTGCGACGCACACGGTTGTCGCAGGCGACACGCTCTGGGACATCGCCGCATCCGCGGGCGTCGGCGTCGGGGCGTTGGCCGCCGTGAACGGCCTATCCGAGAACGCGGTGCTGCGGCTGGGACGGGTCTTGACGATCCCGCCCGCCGGCGCTCCGGTGCCGCGGCATGTCTCCGTACCCCCTGTGGCGGCATCAGCCGGCGCGCCGGCGCCTCCCCCGGCGGCGGCGGTGTTCGTGGCGGCCCGCCGTTTGGCGCTGCTGTGGCCGTCGCGCGGTATCGTCACGTCTCGATTCGGCTGGCGGGTTCATCCGATCTTCGGGGGCCGTGAATTTCATACCGGCATGGACATCGCGACGCGCTACGGATCGCCGGTCGTCGCGGCGCGCACGGGCGTGGTGCGCTTCGTCGGCTGGAAGTCCGGCTACGGCCGCATCGTCGTGCTCGCGCACGACGGCGGCTTCGAGACCGCGTATTCGCACCTGTCCGCGGCGCAGGTGACCCCCGGGCAGCGCGTCGCGGAGGGCCAGATGATCGGACGCATCGGCAGCTCCGGCTGGAGCACCGGACCGCACCTCTTCTTTGAGGTCCGGCGGAACGGTACACCGGTCGACCCGGCCCGCTACCTCAACTAA
- a CDS encoding M23 family metallopeptidase, which produces MRRTVSIAAACGVLGIGIAAATGGYGRGERGPAAGDRPAAPAAIITGNAPPAILRAPAPGVLQFAAALGLSGDLALPLNRPRAIHAGDAELSPRRDDTGDVPPEPGPAGVTAAAAPPVAGATLPLVLLRPSGGVITSRFGWRIHPLFGRPEFHTGLDIATRYGSPVTAARAGLVRFVGWESGYGRIIVLDHGGGLETTYSHLSLALVSPGQTVARGQEIGRIGNSGWSTGPHLFFEVRRNGVPVDPARYLN; this is translated from the coding sequence ATGCGGCGTACCGTGTCTATCGCCGCCGCATGCGGCGTGTTGGGAATCGGGATCGCGGCGGCGACCGGCGGCTACGGGCGCGGGGAGCGCGGGCCGGCGGCCGGCGATCGCCCGGCGGCCCCTGCCGCGATTATCACCGGCAACGCACCGCCGGCCATCCTGAGAGCGCCGGCGCCCGGCGTGCTGCAGTTCGCGGCGGCGCTCGGTCTGTCCGGAGACCTGGCCCTGCCGCTCAACCGGCCCCGGGCCATCCACGCCGGCGACGCCGAATTGTCACCGAGGAGGGACGATACCGGCGATGTGCCGCCGGAGCCGGGGCCCGCGGGCGTGACGGCCGCCGCGGCGCCGCCTGTCGCGGGCGCGACTCTGCCTCTTGTCCTGCTGCGGCCGTCGGGGGGCGTCATCACGTCGCGCTTCGGCTGGCGCATCCACCCCCTCTTCGGGAGGCCCGAGTTTCACACAGGCCTGGACATCGCGACGCGGTATGGCTCGCCCGTCACCGCCGCGCGGGCCGGTCTCGTCCGCTTCGTCGGATGGGAATCCGGCTACGGGCGGATTATCGTGTTGGATCACGGCGGCGGACTCGAGACGACGTACTCGCACCTCTCGCTCGCGCTCGTGAGCCCCGGCCAAACGGTCGCGCGCGGCCAGGAGATCGGGCGCATCGGCAATTCCGGCTGGAGCACCGGACCGCATCTGTTCTTCGAGGTGCGGCGGAACGGCGTGCCGGTGGACCCGGCCCGCTACCTCAACTAG
- a CDS encoding DegT/DnrJ/EryC1/StrS family aminotransferase produces the protein MHIPNRKMTPTPEQRQKALEVLETGKTYGGEETERFEAELAAWCGRRYGVTANSGTSVCLLALDAKGIGSGDEVILPANGYVGVLAAVVKRGATPVFAEVDAETSNILPDAVAAAVTPRTRAVVAIHDYGFPCDMDPIMETARRHGLFVIEDAAHALGAEYKGRRAGGIGDMGFFSFSGKMISAFGPGGGAVTDDRDLAEGLASLRDQGRVRDERISFVRRTDTTWYDQRWVGYNMHMTELCAALARLDLRALPAFVAHRRRAAAYYTARFQDAALPLRLPPSRPWAAPSYLHYAVWSPEREALREALAARGIEAIALYPTPLHLARPMMEQYGTRPGQFPVAERLCRETLSLPCGPHMTDEHLAYVADAVIGYFGARTSSAAGGA, from the coding sequence ATGCACATTCCAAACCGCAAGATGACCCCGACGCCCGAGCAGCGGCAGAAGGCGCTCGAGGTCCTCGAGACCGGCAAGACGTACGGCGGGGAAGAGACCGAGCGGTTTGAAGCCGAGCTGGCCGCCTGGTGCGGGCGCCGCTACGGCGTGACCGCGAACTCCGGCACGTCCGTCTGCCTGCTCGCCCTCGACGCGAAGGGCATCGGTTCCGGCGACGAGGTCATCCTCCCGGCCAACGGCTACGTGGGGGTGCTCGCGGCGGTCGTGAAGCGCGGCGCCACGCCGGTGTTCGCCGAGGTGGACGCCGAGACGTCGAACATCCTGCCCGACGCCGTCGCGGCCGCGGTGACGCCGCGCACCCGCGCGGTCGTCGCGATCCACGATTACGGCTTTCCGTGCGACATGGATCCGATCATGGAGACGGCGCGCCGGCACGGGCTCTTCGTGATCGAGGACGCGGCGCACGCGCTCGGCGCAGAGTACAAGGGCCGTCGCGCCGGCGGCATCGGCGACATGGGGTTCTTCAGCTTCTCCGGGAAGATGATCAGCGCGTTCGGCCCCGGAGGCGGCGCGGTGACGGACGACCGGGACCTCGCGGAAGGGCTCGCCAGCCTGCGGGACCAGGGGCGCGTGCGTGACGAGCGGATCAGCTTCGTCCGCCGGACGGACACGACGTGGTACGACCAGCGCTGGGTCGGCTACAACATGCACATGACCGAGCTGTGCGCCGCGCTGGCGCGGCTGGATCTCCGGGCGCTGCCCGCGTTCGTCGCGCACCGGCGCCGGGCGGCCGCGTACTACACGGCGCGCTTCCAGGACGCCGCGCTCCCGCTGCGGCTCCCGCCGTCGCGGCCGTGGGCCGCGCCATCGTACCTGCATTACGCCGTCTGGAGTCCGGAGCGGGAGGCCCTGCGGGAGGCGCTGGCCGCGCGCGGGATCGAGGCCATTGCGCTCTATCCGACGCCGCTGCACCTGGCGCGTCCGATGATGGAGCAGTACGGGACGCGTCCGGGACAGTTTCCCGTGGCCGAGCGGCTCTGCCGCGAGACGCTGTCGCTGCCGTGCGGCCCGCACATGACGGACGAACACCTCGCCTACGTGGCGGACGCGGTGATCGGCTACTTCGGCGCGCGGACCTCGTCCGCGGCCGGCGGCGCTTAG
- the rho gene encoding transcription termination factor Rho has product MAIAELEGKSLDELQDLAKELNVQNFRRYRKQELIMKILQAQTEQSGLMFRSGILEIMQEGYGFLRTSGYLPGSEDIYVSPSQIKRFGLRVGDEVLGQVRAPKDNEKYYALLRVEAVNGLDPEQARSRPDFEKLTPVFPHERLKLELPQSDLTVRIVDLFAPIGKGQRAMIVSPPKAGKTTLLKKIGQSMVQNHQEVYLMVLLLDERPEEVTDMRRSVEAEVVASTFDRPPEEHVQVADLVLERAKRLVEGGRDVVVLLDSLTRFSRANNLVIPPSGRTLSGGLDPAALHRPKRFFGAARKIEEGGSITIVATALIDTGSRMDDVIYEEFKGTGNMELHLNRKLQERRTFPAIDIKLSGTRREELLLTDEELRKVWVLRKSLESLDTVAMTELILDRLRKTPNNQGFLRSIIKSAEEDT; this is encoded by the coding sequence GTGGCGATCGCGGAGCTGGAGGGCAAGAGTCTCGACGAGCTGCAGGACCTCGCCAAAGAACTGAACGTTCAGAATTTCCGACGCTACCGTAAACAGGAGCTGATCATGAAGATCTTGCAAGCCCAAACCGAGCAGAGCGGACTGATGTTCCGCTCCGGCATCCTCGAGATCATGCAGGAGGGGTACGGGTTCCTCCGCACGAGCGGCTACCTGCCGGGATCCGAGGACATCTACGTCTCCCCATCGCAGATCAAGCGGTTCGGCCTGCGTGTCGGCGACGAAGTGCTCGGACAGGTTCGGGCGCCCAAGGACAACGAGAAATACTACGCGCTGCTGCGGGTCGAGGCGGTCAACGGCCTCGATCCGGAACAGGCGCGCTCGCGGCCGGATTTCGAGAAGCTGACGCCGGTCTTCCCGCACGAGCGGCTCAAGCTCGAGCTGCCGCAGAGCGATCTCACCGTGCGCATCGTGGACCTCTTCGCGCCGATCGGCAAAGGCCAGCGCGCGATGATCGTCTCGCCGCCGAAGGCCGGCAAGACGACCCTGCTCAAGAAGATCGGCCAGAGCATGGTGCAGAACCACCAGGAGGTCTACCTGATGGTGCTGCTGCTCGACGAGCGGCCGGAGGAAGTCACCGACATGCGCCGCTCGGTGGAGGCGGAGGTCGTCGCGTCGACGTTCGACCGGCCGCCGGAAGAGCACGTGCAGGTCGCCGACCTCGTGCTCGAGCGCGCCAAGCGCCTCGTCGAAGGCGGGCGCGACGTCGTCGTCCTGCTCGACAGCCTCACCCGATTTTCCCGGGCCAACAACCTCGTCATCCCGCCGAGCGGCCGGACGCTCTCCGGTGGTCTCGACCCCGCGGCGCTGCACCGCCCCAAGCGCTTCTTCGGCGCCGCGCGGAAGATCGAGGAGGGCGGCAGCATCACGATCGTCGCGACGGCGCTGATCGACACCGGCAGCCGGATGGACGACGTGATCTACGAGGAGTTCAAGGGCACCGGCAACATGGAGCTCCACCTCAACCGCAAGCTGCAGGAGCGGCGGACGTTCCCGGCGATCGACATCAAGCTGTCCGGCACCCGGCGCGAGGAACTGCTGCTGACCGATGAGGAGCTGCGCAAGGTCTGGGTTTTGAGGAAGAGCCTCGAGTCGCTCGACACGGTCGCGATGACGGAGTTGATTCTCGACCGGCTCCGCAAGACGCCCAACAATCAGGGCTTCCTGCGATCGATCATCAAGAGCGCCGAAGAAGACACATAG
- the hydA gene encoding dihydropyrimidinase codes for MECDLVIRGGTVVTAAAHGAADVGVRGGKIAQLGGEMRGRTEIDAAGLYVFPGGVDVHVHLSQAARPEPGRELWVDDFFTGSQAAIAGGITTIGNMTFQWAGERLRDALARDLEAAARDAAVDFILHPVLTDPTAGAVDEVAGLAAQGHTSLKLFMSRDNFDAEIDGYLRAMRAAADTGLITLMHCEDGGLQRFLKARLAEEGRDGLAHYPESRPVYTESVATERAIALAQATGAPIYVVHLSSAAALGRCRAARADGLRVYVETRPLYLYLTRERFAEPDGPKYTGAPPLREAADVAAIWAGLAGGEIQSVCTDHAPWTLRQKLDPSLTVATVRNGVADLETLMPMLFSEGVRAGRISLGRFVELTSTNVAKLFGLYPRKGTIAVGSDADVVIWDPEASRTVDGTSMHSRAGYSVYDGRAVRGWPVYTISRGEIVLDRTGVTAARGRGRWLRRGPTAPL; via the coding sequence GTGGAATGTGACCTCGTAATCCGCGGCGGGACGGTCGTCACCGCCGCCGCGCACGGAGCGGCCGACGTCGGCGTGCGGGGCGGGAAGATCGCGCAGCTCGGCGGCGAGATGCGCGGGCGCACGGAAATCGACGCGGCGGGGCTTTACGTGTTCCCGGGCGGGGTGGATGTCCACGTCCATCTGAGCCAGGCCGCGCGGCCGGAGCCCGGCCGCGAGTTGTGGGTCGACGACTTCTTCACCGGATCGCAGGCCGCCATCGCGGGCGGCATCACCACGATCGGCAACATGACGTTCCAGTGGGCGGGCGAGCGTCTGCGGGACGCGCTCGCGCGCGATCTCGAGGCGGCCGCGCGCGACGCGGCCGTCGACTTCATCCTGCATCCCGTCCTGACCGACCCGACGGCGGGCGCCGTCGACGAGGTCGCCGGGCTGGCGGCGCAGGGGCACACGAGCCTGAAGCTCTTCATGAGCCGCGACAATTTCGACGCCGAGATCGACGGGTATCTTCGCGCGATGCGCGCGGCGGCGGACACCGGCCTGATCACACTGATGCACTGCGAGGACGGCGGGCTGCAGCGGTTTCTCAAGGCGCGCCTCGCCGAAGAGGGCCGCGACGGCCTCGCGCACTACCCGGAGAGCCGCCCGGTCTACACGGAGTCCGTCGCCACCGAGCGGGCGATCGCGCTCGCGCAGGCCACCGGCGCGCCGATCTACGTGGTGCACCTGTCGTCGGCCGCGGCGCTCGGCCGCTGCCGCGCCGCGCGCGCGGACGGGCTCCGCGTGTACGTCGAGACGCGGCCGCTCTATCTGTACTTGACCCGGGAGCGCTTCGCGGAGCCGGACGGCCCGAAGTACACCGGCGCCCCGCCGCTTCGCGAGGCGGCCGACGTGGCGGCGATCTGGGCCGGCCTCGCCGGCGGCGAGATCCAGAGCGTTTGCACCGACCACGCTCCGTGGACGCTGCGGCAGAAGCTCGATCCGTCGCTCACCGTGGCGACGGTGCGGAACGGCGTCGCCGACCTCGAGACGCTGATGCCCATGCTCTTTTCCGAGGGCGTCCGCGCCGGCCGGATCTCGCTCGGCCGGTTCGTCGAGCTGACCAGCACGAACGTGGCGAAGCTCTTCGGGCTCTATCCACGGAAGGGGACGATCGCGGTCGGGTCGGATGCCGACGTGGTGATCTGGGACCCCGAGGCGTCCCGGACGGTGGATGGCACGTCGATGCACTCCCGCGCCGGGTATTCCGTGTACGACGGCCGCGCCGTCCGCGGATGGCCGGTCTATACGATCAGCCGCGGGGAGATCGTGCTGGACCGGACCGGGGTCACCGCCGCGCGCGGCCGCGGCCGGTGGCTGCGCCGCGGACCGACCGCGCCGCTATAG